Proteins encoded in a region of the Nitrospira sp. genome:
- a CDS encoding polysaccharide biosynthesis protein, with product MKRTLDVCIAALGLALMAPLLAMISALIKLSSQGPVIFRQVRVGQGFRPFSILKFRTMGVDAPGICLPLTVGQDPRITRIGRILRKFKLDELPQLVNVLVGDMSLVGPRPEVPGYVERLRSEFSEVLTVRPGITDLASLRYIDEAALLASSPNPEEEYQFKVLPEKLRLAKLYIRHMSLRLDLAIIMQTLVHISRLPLVVFTLPELKAAVDSPLSSSWTNLSSLIMRWRKPIIVVLDVVLIILANYFAFVLRYDGSIPEGEIHIFEQTVLALVAIRGVAFALFGLNEGLWRYTSIWDLQNIIGGVLTSTVIFYGWVHWAMGIYSYPRSIFAIDAMLLIGFLAGMRLSSRVLRDKSVFQKKRKVLVIGAGDSGERVVREMKTRPVFGCQPIGFVDDNVGLLNQRIHGVRVLGTVQDLPKLVEGFKPEVVVVAVPNVTPGFLRDLVIKLEPYNISIKTLPAKDELLADQSTVSQIRNVSIPDLLARAPIDLDNEATRQMIRGKCALITGAGGSIGSELARQITLFEPRVLLLYERHENSLYNIHKELDDRRLPFPIVPLIGDVTDAQRLCAVLEQYKPQILFHAAAHKHVPLVELNPMEAVKNNCIGTRVTAEAASLHGVEQFVHISTDKAVNPSSVMGATKRVAELIIQDIARTSRTRFLLVRFGNVLGSSGSVLLRFQDQIRNGGPVTVTHPEIQRYFMLIPEAVQLVLQAATIGEQGHIYILDMGKQIKVLDIARSLIRLSGLNPGKDIPIQFVGLRPGEKLYEELVGEGEIAVRSSLEKILQIRAISQLDFVEFREKLFALEASSYRGEAGVLLERLKEIVPMFQACVSDMELSTVKTGSL from the coding sequence ATGAAACGCACGCTCGATGTCTGCATAGCCGCGCTAGGGCTGGCTCTCATGGCGCCGTTGCTAGCAATGATCTCTGCTTTGATCAAACTGAGCTCACAGGGTCCGGTGATCTTTCGCCAGGTTCGCGTGGGACAGGGATTTCGTCCGTTCTCGATACTAAAATTCCGAACCATGGGTGTGGATGCTCCTGGTATCTGCTTGCCTCTCACAGTGGGACAAGATCCTCGCATTACGAGAATCGGTCGGATTCTACGGAAATTCAAGCTCGATGAATTGCCTCAACTGGTAAATGTTCTTGTAGGCGATATGAGCCTTGTCGGTCCAAGGCCGGAAGTTCCAGGCTATGTTGAACGACTACGTTCTGAGTTTTCGGAGGTGCTCACGGTTCGTCCCGGGATTACAGATCTGGCCTCGTTGAGGTACATTGATGAGGCGGCGCTCCTCGCCTCTTCCCCGAATCCTGAAGAAGAGTATCAGTTCAAAGTTCTTCCCGAAAAGCTCCGGTTGGCGAAATTGTATATTCGCCATATGTCTTTGCGGCTCGATCTTGCGATTATAATGCAAACGTTGGTGCATATTTCTAGGCTTCCGCTTGTGGTCTTCACACTTCCTGAACTAAAAGCAGCCGTCGACTCCCCCCTATCCTCTTCTTGGACTAACCTATCGTCCCTTATTATGAGGTGGCGGAAACCAATTATTGTCGTTCTTGATGTAGTGTTAATAATTCTGGCAAACTACTTCGCATTTGTCCTACGATATGATGGCAGTATTCCCGAAGGTGAAATCCACATCTTCGAGCAAACGGTACTCGCGTTGGTTGCCATTAGAGGAGTGGCGTTTGCCTTGTTTGGCCTGAATGAAGGTTTGTGGAGGTATACGAGCATTTGGGACCTTCAAAATATTATAGGGGGGGTCCTGACAAGTACTGTCATATTTTATGGTTGGGTCCATTGGGCGATGGGGATCTATAGCTACCCGCGTTCTATATTTGCCATAGACGCTATGTTACTCATCGGGTTTCTTGCCGGGATGAGATTGTCCTCCAGGGTCCTTCGCGATAAGTCAGTTTTTCAGAAAAAACGCAAGGTTTTGGTCATCGGCGCTGGAGACTCAGGAGAACGAGTGGTCCGGGAGATGAAAACGCGCCCAGTATTTGGTTGTCAGCCGATCGGATTCGTCGATGATAACGTCGGGCTTCTTAATCAACGTATCCATGGAGTCCGAGTCTTGGGGACAGTGCAAGACCTCCCAAAACTTGTAGAAGGATTCAAGCCTGAAGTAGTTGTGGTTGCGGTACCGAATGTCACCCCTGGGTTTCTTCGAGACCTCGTTATCAAATTGGAGCCGTATAATATTTCCATCAAGACATTGCCTGCCAAAGATGAACTCCTTGCAGACCAAAGTACGGTCAGTCAAATACGTAATGTTTCGATCCCCGACCTTTTGGCGCGAGCGCCCATTGATCTAGACAATGAAGCTACGAGGCAGATGATTAGAGGTAAGTGTGCCCTGATTACTGGTGCCGGCGGGTCGATTGGTTCCGAATTGGCTCGTCAAATTACCTTATTCGAGCCGAGAGTACTATTGCTCTATGAGCGCCATGAGAACAGCCTATACAACATACATAAAGAATTAGATGATCGGAGACTTCCGTTTCCCATTGTCCCGCTGATTGGGGATGTCACTGACGCCCAGCGCCTCTGCGCCGTTCTGGAGCAGTATAAGCCTCAGATCTTGTTTCATGCAGCAGCGCATAAGCATGTCCCTCTTGTGGAGCTGAATCCGATGGAGGCCGTGAAGAACAACTGCATCGGCACGCGCGTCACTGCTGAAGCCGCGAGCCTCCACGGAGTAGAACAATTCGTCCATATCTCGACTGATAAGGCGGTCAACCCATCGAGTGTGATGGGAGCTACTAAGCGAGTGGCTGAACTGATTATTCAGGATATTGCGAGAACGAGTCGCACTCGCTTCCTCTTGGTACGGTTTGGCAATGTTCTTGGCAGCAGTGGCAGTGTGTTGCTGCGTTTCCAGGATCAAATCAGGAACGGTGGGCCCGTGACTGTTACACATCCAGAGATTCAACGATACTTCATGCTTATCCCCGAAGCGGTTCAGTTGGTGCTTCAGGCGGCAACTATTGGCGAGCAGGGCCACATTTATATTCTCGATATGGGGAAGCAAATCAAAGTTCTTGATATCGCTCGGAGTCTCATTCGGCTGTCAGGACTCAATCCAGGGAAGGACATTCCTATTCAATTCGTCGGTCTCCGTCCTGGGGAAAAGCTTTATGAGGAATTAGTCGGGGAGGGAGAGATTGCGGTGCGATCATCCTTGGAGAAAATCTTGCAGATTCGTGCGATAAGCCAGCTCGACTTCGTAGAGTTTCGCGAAAAGCTATTTGCATTGGAGGCGTCAAGCTATCGCGGCGAAGCCGGCGTGTTGCTCGAACGACTCAAGGAAATCGTTCCTATGTTTCAAGCCTGCGTTTCAGATATGGAGTTGTCGACCGTGAAGACTGGTTCGCTGTAA
- a CDS encoding DegT/DnrJ/EryC1/StrS family aminotransferase, translating into MKDFLPFHRSDVGEEEVSEVLEVLRSGWLTTGPKVREFEREFAAMVGAEHAVAVNSCTAALHLALEAAGVREGDEVLVPTMTFAATAEVVTYFKARPVLIDCVQDTLNLNTDRIQQAITDKTKAIIPVHFAGHPCDLRPIQAIAKDHSLHVIEDAAHALPARYHGKMIGGISDATCFSFYATKNITTGEGGMVTTNNAEWAARMRMMSLHGLSRDAWNRYSAQGSWYYEILSPGFKYNLTDIAAALGLAQMKKCERFWKGRERYAALYQEGFQDLPEVMCPPTASHVQHAWHLYVIQLNLDRLRIGRDEFIRQLQQAGVGCSVHFIPLHLHPYHRDRGGYRPEDFPIASMVFQRIVSLPLYSKMTEDEVNRVIETVRDLVKRNRR; encoded by the coding sequence ATGAAAGACTTTTTGCCTTTTCATAGGTCTGATGTTGGGGAGGAAGAGGTGTCAGAAGTGCTGGAAGTTCTCCGCTCTGGTTGGTTGACAACCGGTCCCAAGGTGAGAGAATTTGAGCGTGAATTTGCCGCAATGGTTGGAGCCGAGCACGCGGTTGCGGTTAATTCCTGTACGGCGGCCCTCCATCTTGCCCTTGAAGCGGCTGGTGTGAGGGAAGGGGATGAAGTACTGGTTCCGACGATGACCTTTGCCGCGACGGCTGAGGTCGTCACCTATTTCAAGGCACGACCAGTTCTGATCGATTGCGTGCAAGACACGCTGAATCTGAATACCGATCGTATCCAACAAGCCATCACCGATAAAACGAAAGCGATCATCCCTGTCCACTTTGCCGGGCATCCGTGCGACCTACGACCCATTCAGGCGATCGCGAAGGATCACAGCCTACACGTGATCGAAGATGCGGCGCATGCCTTGCCAGCGCGATATCATGGCAAAATGATCGGCGGGATTTCTGACGCCACTTGTTTTTCGTTCTACGCGACAAAGAATATCACCACTGGTGAAGGCGGAATGGTTACCACTAATAACGCTGAGTGGGCCGCTCGTATGCGGATGATGAGTTTGCACGGTCTCAGCCGGGATGCTTGGAATCGCTACTCTGCGCAAGGTTCGTGGTACTACGAAATCCTCTCGCCTGGTTTTAAGTACAACCTGACTGATATTGCTGCAGCGCTTGGTTTGGCCCAAATGAAGAAGTGTGAGCGGTTTTGGAAAGGGCGTGAACGGTATGCTGCTCTGTATCAGGAAGGTTTCCAAGATCTTCCTGAGGTCATGTGCCCTCCAACTGCTTCTCATGTTCAGCACGCCTGGCATCTGTATGTCATTCAATTGAATTTGGATCGTTTGCGGATCGGTCGCGATGAATTTATTCGTCAACTGCAGCAGGCCGGTGTCGGATGCAGTGTGCATTTCATTCCTCTCCATTTACACCCGTATCATCGGGACAGGGGGGGCTACCGACCTGAAGACTTCCCCATTGCGAGTATGGTGTTCCAACGAATCGTTTCATTGCCGTTGTACTCGAAGATGACGGAGGATGAGGTCAATCGAGTCATTGAGACCGTTCGGGATCTTGTCAAGAGGAACCGACGGTGA
- a CDS encoding CopG family transcriptional regulator, translated as MRTTIRIADQLLRSAKRFAHETGQSLIKLMEDALRYTLARRTAKPARKPIKLTMVSGYGLRSGVDIDDSAALLTFMERPHG; from the coding sequence ATGCGGACAACGATTCGCATCGCTGACCAACTCCTCAGATCAGCTAAGCGCTTCGCCCATGAGACCGGACAGTCTCTGATTAAACTGATGGAAGATGCTCTGCGCTATACACTCGCCCGTCGCACGGCCAAACCGGCGCGCAAACCGATAAAACTCACCATGGTCTCTGGATATGGCCTTCGCTCCGGCGTGGACATCGACGATTCCGCCGCCCTCCTCACCTTCATGGAGCGGCCTCATGGTTGA
- a CDS encoding winged helix-turn-helix domain-containing protein: MRTRPDARKLGAAAQQLLRRQVVQAVRGGMTQTDAARTYGASLRAVSHWMRLDRRGGLRALMLKRRGRRVGGGLLNEKRAGRIRALIVGQMPDQLRLPFYLWTRAAVAALIRREYGIELSLVTVGRSLTAWGMSPQKPVRRAYERKDTAITRWLTQEYPALARQAKREHAVMYWGDEMGLRSDHVTGRSYAPLGQTPVTRATGQRFGCNMSRRLPTKGRLPSWCFTGGFVRRSLCSSSHGC; the protein is encoded by the coding sequence ATGCGGACGAGACCGGATGCCAGGAAGTTGGGGGCAGCAGCACAGCAGCTGTTGCGTCGCCAGGTCGTGCAGGCGGTTCGGGGTGGGATGACGCAGACGGACGCGGCGCGGACCTATGGTGCCAGTCTGCGGGCGGTGAGCCACTGGATGCGGCTTGACCGAAGGGGAGGGCTGCGGGCCCTGATGCTCAAGCGCCGGGGGCGGCGGGTCGGTGGGGGGCTGCTGAACGAGAAGCGGGCCGGACGCATTCGGGCGCTGATTGTGGGGCAAATGCCGGATCAATTGAGGCTCCCGTTTTATCTGTGGACGCGGGCCGCCGTGGCCGCGCTCATCCGGCGGGAGTACGGCATCGAGCTGTCGCTCGTGACGGTCGGACGCTCTCTCACGGCCTGGGGGATGAGCCCACAGAAACCAGTGCGTCGGGCCTACGAGCGTAAGGACACGGCCATCACGCGCTGGCTGACACAGGAGTATCCGGCGCTGGCCCGCCAGGCCAAACGCGAACATGCCGTCATGTATTGGGGGGACGAGATGGGGCTTCGCAGCGATCACGTGACAGGCCGCAGCTATGCGCCCCTGGGGCAGACTCCCGTAACCCGGGCAACCGGTCAGCGTTTCGGCTGTAACATGTCTCGGCGATTACCAACAAAGGGGCGCTTGCCTTCATGGTGTTTCACGGGCGGTTTCGTGCGCCGGTCTTTGTGCAGTTCCTCACACGGCTGCTGA
- a CDS encoding transposase — protein sequence MVFHGRFRAPVFVQFLTRLLKSVRRRIYLIVDGHPVHRSAVVTRFIAPHARRLRLIPLPGYCPELNPDELLNQDVKTNGLGTHRPANRTELIKTVRSYLHRRQKQPQVIKNLFQEKHVR from the coding sequence ATGGTGTTTCACGGGCGGTTTCGTGCGCCGGTCTTTGTGCAGTTCCTCACACGGCTGCTGAAGTCAGTCCGCCGCCGGATCTATCTCATCGTGGACGGGCATCCCGTGCATCGCTCCGCGGTGGTGACGCGGTTCATTGCCCCGCATGCCAGACGACTCCGGCTAATCCCTCTGCCTGGCTACTGTCCCGAACTCAATCCGGATGAACTCCTGAACCAGGACGTCAAAACTAACGGGCTGGGGACGCACCGTCCGGCCAACCGGACCGAACTCATCAAGACCGTGCGGAGCTATCTGCATCGGCGACAGAAACAACCCCAGGTGATCAAGAACCTGTTTCAAGAGAAACATGTCCGATAG
- a CDS encoding YggS family pyridoxal phosphate-dependent enzyme, with the protein MEALNPEAIAKGVRSVLTKIRSAEEKAGRPAGTVRLVAATKTVTVEHIAEGVRAGLSILGENRVQEALPKIAAFTQAPVHWHFIGQLQRRKVRSVIGLFDLIQSVDSLDLAQEIDRRAGEAGRQQNVLLEVNIGREPTKAGFQPDDVVRSIPMMAQLSHTCIKGLMTIPPPTADPDSARPYFRQLHDLARRIAALDLPTVRMDELSMGMSNDYEVAIEEGATLVRVGTAIFGARHV; encoded by the coding sequence ATGGAAGCGCTCAACCCGGAAGCGATAGCAAAAGGTGTTCGATCGGTTCTCACAAAAATTCGGTCGGCCGAAGAAAAAGCCGGACGTCCTGCCGGTACGGTGCGATTGGTGGCCGCGACGAAAACCGTGACGGTTGAACACATTGCCGAAGGTGTGCGTGCCGGCTTGTCCATCTTGGGTGAAAATCGTGTACAGGAAGCGCTTCCTAAAATAGCCGCCTTCACCCAGGCACCGGTTCATTGGCATTTTATCGGGCAGCTGCAACGAAGGAAGGTACGGTCCGTGATCGGTCTATTCGACCTGATTCAATCGGTGGATAGTTTAGACTTGGCGCAAGAAATCGATCGCCGTGCGGGAGAGGCTGGCCGTCAGCAGAATGTCTTGCTGGAGGTGAATATCGGGAGGGAACCGACAAAGGCAGGGTTTCAGCCCGATGACGTTGTGCGATCGATACCGATGATGGCGCAGCTTTCTCATACCTGTATCAAAGGCTTAATGACGATCCCTCCGCCGACTGCTGATCCGGACTCGGCCAGGCCGTATTTCCGCCAACTCCATGATCTTGCACGGCGGATTGCAGCACTCGACTTGCCGACCGTGAGGATGGATGAACTGTCGATGGGAATGTCGAACGATTATGAAGTCGCCATTGAGGAAGGGGCGACATTAGTCCGTGTCGGTACTGCCATCTTTGGAGCACGCCATGTCTAA
- the pgeF gene encoding peptidoglycan editing factor PgeF → MTSASVITVPAFADAGSQVCHFFGTRRHAMGLGLEVGIPRRGIAGAVSSSWTLSVKQVHGTEALVVDRALAPTDRFLGGWDALVTDQPGIMVAVRTADCVPILMHDPKRRVVAAVHAGWRGAVAGIIPKTLALLESRFGSRLEHVRISIGPSVGVCCYEVDEPVLDRLCQGFPRWNKVVRTRGGGKAHLDLKSLVKEQAQHLGAPLKSITTVNLCTICHEDLFFSYRRERKVNGTMVSAIGLSMRRREDKSDSANSELLPLE, encoded by the coding sequence ATGACAAGCGCATCAGTTATTACCGTGCCGGCGTTTGCGGATGCCGGGAGTCAGGTTTGCCATTTTTTCGGGACTCGTCGACATGCCATGGGTCTTGGTCTTGAAGTGGGAATCCCGCGGAGGGGGATCGCAGGCGCGGTATCGTCCTCATGGACGCTCTCAGTAAAGCAAGTCCATGGAACGGAAGCGCTGGTGGTGGACCGTGCCTTGGCTCCAACAGACCGATTTCTGGGAGGTTGGGATGCCTTGGTCACTGATCAACCTGGGATCATGGTGGCGGTGCGGACGGCAGATTGCGTGCCAATCCTGATGCATGATCCTAAACGCCGGGTCGTGGCCGCTGTCCATGCCGGCTGGCGGGGGGCTGTTGCCGGCATTATCCCCAAAACACTGGCCCTGTTGGAGTCTCGCTTTGGCTCGCGTCTGGAGCATGTACGGATCAGTATCGGCCCATCCGTTGGGGTTTGCTGTTACGAAGTGGATGAGCCCGTTCTCGACCGTCTGTGTCAGGGATTTCCGCGTTGGAACAAAGTGGTACGAACGAGAGGAGGCGGAAAAGCGCATCTTGATTTGAAATCGCTCGTCAAAGAACAGGCGCAACACCTCGGGGCGCCTCTGAAGTCCATCACGACCGTCAACCTCTGTACGATTTGCCATGAAGACCTCTTTTTTTCCTATCGGCGAGAGAGGAAAGTCAACGGCACCATGGTCAGTGCCATCGGGTTGTCGATGAGGCGAAGAGAAGATAAGTCAGACTCTGCCAATTCCGAGCTTCTTCCGCTAGAATAA
- the ftsZ gene encoding cell division protein FtsZ, whose amino-acid sequence MFSFQEDLLSPVRIKVIGIGGGGCNAINTMITSGLARVDFIAGNTDLQALDRSLAPYKIQLGPERTRGLGAGAKPEIGRDAALESKEHIRECLEGADMVFVTAGMGGGTGTGAAPIVASIAREMGILTVGVVTKPFQYEGQRRQKHAEEGIRDLRRHVDTLLIIPNQRLLGIVDKSTPLLEAFKVADDVLRQAIQGIADVITTTGHVNVDFADVRTVMSHTGRAVMGMGVSYGPNRAIEAAQKAMCSPLLEEGSVEGARGVLLNITGGPSMSLHEIEEAASIIQQTADPEANIIVGQVINPDMGEELIITVIATGFEREEDSAAATIGADRGMSRPAKPVPSVLAGMGASLAVDRPMKDLDRPAFLRRMNEVRESMDRAVLTAEDEWDVPTFLRKQTD is encoded by the coding sequence ATGTTCTCATTCCAAGAAGATCTACTGTCGCCGGTCCGCATCAAGGTGATTGGAATCGGCGGAGGCGGGTGTAATGCGATCAATACGATGATCACCTCCGGACTCGCGCGCGTCGATTTTATCGCGGGTAACACCGACCTACAGGCGCTTGATCGATCGCTGGCACCGTATAAGATCCAGCTCGGGCCGGAACGAACCCGCGGGTTGGGTGCGGGGGCAAAGCCCGAGATCGGGAGAGATGCCGCGCTTGAGAGTAAAGAGCACATCCGAGAATGTCTCGAAGGGGCCGACATGGTTTTCGTCACGGCCGGGATGGGGGGAGGGACCGGCACAGGAGCGGCACCCATCGTGGCCAGTATCGCCCGTGAAATGGGCATCCTTACGGTAGGCGTCGTCACGAAACCGTTTCAGTATGAAGGCCAACGGCGACAGAAGCATGCGGAAGAAGGAATCCGCGACTTGCGTCGGCATGTGGATACATTGCTCATCATTCCGAATCAGCGGCTCTTGGGGATCGTCGATAAATCGACTCCGCTTCTCGAAGCGTTCAAAGTCGCGGATGACGTGTTGCGGCAAGCGATCCAAGGCATCGCCGACGTCATTACGACCACGGGACATGTGAACGTCGATTTTGCCGATGTCCGTACCGTGATGTCACACACTGGACGAGCGGTCATGGGCATGGGCGTTTCCTATGGGCCGAATCGGGCGATCGAAGCCGCTCAGAAGGCCATGTGTAGTCCGCTCCTTGAGGAAGGAAGCGTCGAAGGGGCCCGCGGCGTCCTCCTGAATATTACGGGAGGCCCCAGCATGTCGCTGCACGAGATCGAGGAAGCCGCCTCCATCATCCAACAGACGGCAGATCCCGAAGCCAACATCATTGTCGGGCAGGTCATCAACCCAGACATGGGCGAGGAACTGATCATTACGGTGATCGCGACCGGGTTTGAACGAGAAGAGGACTCAGCGGCAGCCACGATCGGAGCTGATAGGGGAATGAGTCGGCCGGCCAAACCCGTCCCATCAGTGTTGGCAGGCATGGGCGCGTCACTGGCGGTAGATCGCCCGATGAAAGACCTCGATCGTCCCGCCTTTTTGCGGAGAATGAACGAGGTGCGGGAGTCGATGGATCGGGCGGTGTTGACTGCCGAAGATGAATGGGATGTGCCGACATTTCTTCGTAAACAAACTGACTGA
- the ftsA gene encoding cell division protein FtsA produces MIAVPKRDQILVGLDIGTTKICAIVAEINDAGGLSIIGVGSCPSRGLRKGVVVDIESTVESIKKAVEEAELMAAVQINSVYTGIAGSHISAENCKGVVALKRAEVTREDIQRAIESARTLAVIPHERRILHVLPREFMVDGQEGVREPLGLSGNRLEVNVHVITGAVTSAQNIVKSVNRAGLDVVDIILQPLASSEAVLSQEERDLGVAMVDLGGGTTDLAIFLDGSIRHSAVLPIGGQNLTKDLAIGLLTSQTEAEKIKTQYGVARTELVTGHQIVEVPSVGDRPARTFSRRDIAEILEPRVDEMFELVRREIVRAGYEGMLGAGVVITGGTSLLDGMLDAAEKVLNLPARRGVPSGVGGLRDIVGHPSHSTGVGLLLHGRRHVDELETAGLRNGGTWAKMRGWTKRVLEVF; encoded by the coding sequence GTGATTGCGGTGCCGAAGCGGGATCAAATTCTGGTCGGACTCGACATCGGAACCACGAAGATTTGTGCGATCGTGGCGGAGATCAACGACGCCGGAGGACTCAGCATTATCGGTGTCGGATCGTGTCCTTCCCGCGGCCTGCGGAAAGGAGTCGTCGTTGATATCGAAAGTACCGTCGAATCCATCAAGAAAGCGGTCGAAGAAGCGGAGTTGATGGCGGCCGTCCAGATCAACTCGGTCTACACGGGCATTGCGGGCAGTCACATTTCCGCAGAAAACTGTAAGGGTGTCGTGGCGCTGAAACGGGCTGAGGTGACACGCGAAGATATTCAACGGGCCATCGAAAGCGCGCGGACACTCGCCGTGATCCCCCACGAACGCCGGATTCTTCATGTGTTACCGCGAGAGTTTATGGTGGATGGGCAGGAAGGTGTGCGCGAGCCGTTGGGTCTGTCGGGTAATCGTTTGGAAGTCAACGTGCATGTCATCACCGGCGCCGTGACCTCCGCTCAGAACATCGTGAAGAGTGTGAATCGAGCCGGACTCGACGTTGTCGACATCATTCTCCAACCGCTGGCGTCCAGCGAGGCGGTGTTGAGTCAAGAGGAGCGCGACTTAGGCGTGGCGATGGTGGACTTGGGAGGAGGAACGACGGACCTGGCTATTTTTCTGGACGGCAGCATCCGTCACTCAGCGGTCCTTCCCATCGGCGGCCAAAACTTGACGAAGGATTTAGCCATCGGCCTCCTTACCTCGCAGACTGAGGCTGAGAAAATCAAAACTCAGTATGGTGTTGCGCGGACTGAGTTGGTGACCGGACATCAGATCGTCGAAGTGCCGTCGGTTGGGGATCGGCCGGCTCGAACATTTTCCAGGCGGGATATTGCCGAGATCTTGGAGCCGCGTGTCGATGAGATGTTCGAGCTTGTCCGGAGAGAAATTGTGCGCGCCGGCTATGAAGGGATGTTGGGTGCCGGCGTCGTGATTACCGGCGGCACGTCCTTATTGGACGGTATGCTCGATGCCGCCGAGAAGGTCTTGAACTTGCCGGCACGACGAGGCGTGCCTTCCGGTGTGGGAGGATTGCGCGATATTGTCGGCCATCCCAGTCATTCGACTGGGGTCGGTCTGTTGTTACACGGCCGGCGACATGTCGATGAACTGGAAACGGCCGGGCTTCGCAATGGGGGAACCTGGGCCAAAATGCGTGGGTGGACGAAACGGGTGTTGGAGGTCTTTTAA
- a CDS encoding FtsQ-type POTRA domain-containing protein, giving the protein MKEASRATIARRKALVRRVGLATGTGLMAWLVVMGTRYSGPALQSLLEIKTITVEGEHHIDKQKVLELAKVKPGTGLHHIVARVIKERVESHPWVKEAEVTRVPFHELRISLVERIPAAVIRADSQNFLTDVEGHVLTKLGQTDDDALPLVTGIDSKGLLEGAESVRQVIASGIKLAKLVGQTFEGRLRVNVENPSNLVALVQGMRFQFGAEAVGEQWERFRRVKPTLKTLNVDGHGRRANEVDLRYENRIVVREGG; this is encoded by the coding sequence GTGAAGGAAGCCAGCCGGGCAACAATAGCCAGACGGAAAGCTCTTGTTCGAAGGGTCGGACTGGCGACCGGTACGGGGCTGATGGCATGGCTCGTCGTGATGGGCACGCGATATTCCGGTCCTGCTCTCCAATCGTTGTTGGAAATCAAGACGATCACAGTCGAAGGAGAGCACCACATCGATAAGCAGAAAGTGTTGGAGCTTGCAAAGGTGAAACCCGGTACAGGACTCCATCATATTGTGGCGAGAGTTATTAAGGAGCGGGTGGAATCTCATCCGTGGGTCAAAGAGGCCGAAGTGACCCGGGTTCCGTTTCATGAGTTACGCATATCCCTGGTCGAACGAATACCTGCCGCCGTCATCCGTGCAGATTCCCAAAACTTTCTGACTGATGTGGAGGGGCATGTGCTGACCAAGCTTGGTCAGACCGATGATGATGCCTTGCCTCTCGTGACGGGAATCGATTCCAAAGGCTTGTTGGAAGGAGCTGAATCGGTGAGACAGGTCATCGCGTCGGGTATCAAGCTTGCCAAATTGGTCGGGCAAACATTCGAAGGCCGGCTGCGAGTGAACGTGGAAAACCCGTCAAACCTTGTCGCACTTGTCCAGGGAATGCGATTCCAGTTCGGTGCAGAAGCGGTCGGAGAGCAGTGGGAACGATTCCGACGCGTCAAACCGACCCTCAAGACTCTGAACGTTGACGGTCATGGACGCAGAGCGAACGAAGTGGACCTCCGGTACGAAAATCGAATCGTCGTACGGGAAGGGGGGTGA